The sequence TGGCCTTTCACATACTGTTAAAATTTGGCTTTTGATGCATGACAGACTTACATGTACATTAACTGTAGTTTGCAGGTAGTTTGAGTAGctctgttgctttaaaaaaaaaaagtagctaatgcctatttttccctttgtataCGGTGCCAGCAGCTGAAAAGTGAGGTGAAATTGCATCATTTGAGGATTTGCACAATACCTCTACCTAGTGCTAATAGAAATCCCTCAAGTACCTGAATTCTCACAAATGGCGCCATGTGTATCAGCACTTTTTAACTGGTGGCACTCaagttatttttgcaaagtCGGTATCCAAGAAAGACTAACCTTTCATGTACGAATTTTGTGTCAAATGAAGAGTTGTAGACCTCTCTAGGAGTTCTCCCTGTTTCCAGGAGTTCCTATCAGCAGACTTTCCCTTGGAACTGTTTAAACATTACTTTTGGAATACAGGCCTGTATGTTTGTGCCAGgcctgaaggaaaataaagggaaggCAATGAAAAGAGAGTTAAATGAGCCAGGAATTCCTGTAGTGTTTAATGTTTGTATCTCCCATAGGAAGGTAGGCTATGGGAAGCTATTGTTGCATCATGGTTAAATCAAAAAAATCCTCCTGTGTGTAaacatgaaaactgaaacaacaaTGTAGATTTTACATAATGTGTTTAATAAATTAAGCTATTAAATGAATTACAGATGAGAATTTACTTCTATGAAGGCTCTGTTCTGCTTTGGGAAGGGTTGCACTTTGTAAACACAGTGAGTTGTTGCACTTTTTAAAAGGCCTctgatttcaaaatgaatatttacttctggaaaaaaatattctgtgcaaATTTGTAATTTAAGAAGAATTCCCCAGAGCACTGTCCTGactttcattttgcagcaggTCTTGAAGAAACATCACATGGCCTTCTGAGCATTTGGCTAAGAACGTCATTCATcgcagtttaaaaaataaataaataaaaagaggcAGCCACTTTTGTTAGTGGACGATAGTACAGGTTATTGTATAATACCAGAGGGTTTCTTTGAACTTGCTCTGAAGAACTCTTACTTTATAAAGAGCCTCTAACGACTGGGGCATCATATGTGGGAAACAGTTGCTTCCCTACTACTCCTGCATGCAAGCTAAGAGCCCCAGCCAGGCTGTGGTTTATAGCAAGTAGTAACGATGACAGGCAGAGAAAAGGCAGGTAGATCTCAGCACCTTTTACTAAACCTTGTAAATGACGTGGTCTGTGAGATACCAGCTGCAGGTTAAAATCATGTCTAGTGGCCGTTAAGAGACTGCCTCTGTGGTAGAGCCTGCTGTAAAGATCAGTTCTACACTGAGACTGAAGCGGTgagaattaaaataagcaaGTGAATGCAGCTGGTTATAGCACTTGAATTCTGTAGGCCATTGTATGATGGTCAGGCATGACTAGGACTCAGACAAGCATATTCTGTTTCCTGTgctgtaaaacaaaagcttaCAAAAAACATGATGAGTATCtcctgtatttcttccttctgtgttgGTCTGTGCCTATTGCTATGGCAGCTTAACTCATAAATTGGTTCTATAGCAGCTTAGCTCATAAATTGGTTCTATAGGCAGTGAAGCAGCACTGGAATTGTTACAGTATAAAATAATTGAGCACTCCTTCAGGATGCCTGCAAATTCAGGCAGCGTTTCTGAATCACTGACCTTTCAACTTGCATGAAGTTGGATACTACAGTACTTTTTGTTAATCTGTCTCTTCCGCATTTACTGGCAAGATGCCAGACATGAAATAAATGACTtagcacagaatcatagaatatctcaagctggaagggacccacaaggatcatcaagtccaactcctggctccacactaAAACCTcccaaaaatcagaccgtgcgtctgagagcattgtccaaacccTCCTTGAACTCCacagcttggtgccatgaccactgccctggggagcctgtcccagtgcccgaccaccctctgaTATCCAGTCCTGATACCCAGTCGTATGGTAGTTAATACACAGTTATGCCATCAAACTTGCATCATGCTACAGAGTTAATGGTTACTGTTTTCCTGAATTGTAAGAGAGATCAAAgtgggtttttcttttgatgGTTGCTGTGTAGAGTTAATGCAAACTTCCTTGGGAAAAAACTCTGCCTTGTCCTTAGTAACAAATACATAATCCAAACTATATTAAGACACTTCAATAAGTCAGGACACATGAATGTATTGCTTTGAGGTTCACTGAAAGCTTTGATCTATCTTAATCCTCCTTTTGGCCTTGAATGACaaatttttctgacaaaaaataGCTGCCTGACTTCACAGGTGAACACCTGCTATAACCACCTTCTTCTGTCCGTGTTTAAGACCGCTGGCCAGTTAGTAATTTTCTGCTGATTCCTACAGGGGTCTGATGGCAGTAAGGAGGTGGTAAAGGAGATGACACTGGTAATTTTAGGTCCCTCAATGATATTTCCAACAACTGACACCAAGCCCATATGATAAATgctcatttctgaaaaacacttACTGGGATTTCTTGAATGGAAATACGTTACTAACAGACTTAGAATGCTAGTAGCTAccagacaaaaggaagaaatggacaTTCCAAATCAAAAGGaagtgtttaaatatattttaaaagaaacaagaacCAAGCGGAATGACTACAAATCCATTTTTGTTGCTAAACACAGACGTATGAGTTATACCATAAGTATTACAAGAATATACTGAGATCAAGTTCATGAGCAGAGAACACAGATTTCAGTTATGGCAGCATCAATCTGCATGTCACCGGGTAAATTTAAACATACTCTGTTGTGTGGAAGTCCAGCATCTCACTTCAGTCCTGAAAGAATTTAACGCTTTTAAAATAAGGAGTGGCATCTTGCCTATTTATTACCTCTGATAAAATGTTAATAAGAACCAGTGTGCACTCTGTATTCTCTTGCTTTTGTGAGAAGAGCTCGTCTCATTGCAGTCACTGTGGCTTCAGTAAGGCTTAGATAAGAAAATTAAGATCTTTCACTCTTCTGGTAGAATCTATGAGAAATGGATGCCTTCTGAATTGAAGCCGTGCAACAGtctgaaaaagtgaaatattcatGTTATAATTTCCACTCATTTATACAGCCAATTAAGTCATTTCCAAGTCACGCTGGCTGGCAAAGTATATAAGTAAGTAGCATAAAAGCAGCTACTGTTGTTCAAGTACTATAAAAATTGCTAGGAAGCTTACACTACAAGTTACTATGAAGTTTGCCATTGTATAGATATATTTCCAGTGCAGTTACTGGTGGTGAGTCCTACCAGgtttgctgcatttctttgaaaagcagtgACCATGATAATTGTTATGCTGAGAAACAGCTAGTTTTATCTTGAATTAAGACTGAATTAGGACAGGATTCTTGTTCAAACATCAATTACTcaccagaagagcagaaaatagtAACTAATTACTAAAATTTCCAAATTACGTTAAGGCCTAATCCTCAAGACAGGAGGACAGCGAAGGATTGTGTAAGTCTCCAGAGAAAATTACGATAACCAATCCTGTTATTAGAGCCATTTTTAGCAGAGACACTGTCTAGTGTCTAGAACACAAATTACAGAAGCAGGGATCTTTAGCTAGTTCCATCTGAGTGCTGTAAGCAGCAGTTTATATTGGGTTTATGCAGAGGAAAATGGTTAGTCCTCTTCTGACGTAACCCAATGCTTATCTGTTTGACATAGAGGTATAGAAGCAGGTAGAATCTGAAAAAGCTTAATAgggtaaagagaaaaaagatttacCTAATGAAGTCATCTATATCCATTGAACGAGCTCGTTTTTCAGAGAAACCTGTATCTTTTAGGACTGTCTGTATTTTCTCCGCAATTTTGAAGTTTTCAGGTATTTCCTATCAATGGAAAATGGGATACAAATCACTTTTCTATTCATAGCATAGAAATAGGTTAATTTAAATAATCtattcttcctttgcttttagaaGAGTTCTTCTTTCAAGTGACATAAGCTGTAGCTTTTCTTCTATGGATTATTGTATTCTTGCATCTGAATTTTTGTATCTCACCTCATTCACTATAAATGAATCACCAACAGTATTGTGACGCAGACTCCAAGTTTTCTTACTAGATTTTGGGAAAAGTCCATCCTTGAGACATATACAGCCAATATATTAACAATATCcccagatttcatttttttcactgtaactTAGTGACCCTTTTAAActgttctttaagaaaaaaagtttctaccTTCCCAAAACTCTCTTGGAAAAGCTTTAAcatgtcaagcttttcaattctgatttttttattcttagtaTTTAGGTCAGAGtacacataaataaaacataatatattaaaaaggaacTTACTCTATTATGTAAGGAACAATGAATTCGGTAATTATGATCCAGCAACTGCTCTACAGCACTGGACCTGAAAGAAATTCAAACCTAGAATGAAAACtgatctttaaatgtttttttttttgtttttgacttaACTGGTTGTTCatctttaatataaaaataaactaatgacTACACAGAGCTGTTCTTCTTAAACAGCTGCCTAAAAGTTTAACTTGAGAAGTCTGTGACCTCAGCGTAAACTCTCCATCGTGGTTTATCTCAGATTCTGCTGGCATGCATATAACACTGCTAGAtatttacacaaaataaatggtTAATTTGACGGACTctcaaacttaaaaaaaattcttctaacAGAAGTTACTTACTTAAAGGCTGCAGAGAGTGTCTTGTTTTTCCTAACAAAGGCTATCCTTACCAGACCATCCCATTCCTGAAATTAAAGCACACAGTACTTACTGAAAGGAACATACAGTTGCTAAAAACAAGAACACTATTGGCAATTTCACAAGAATACTGAATGCAAAAACGTCTTTTCAGTAGAGTACCTTTCTTAACAATACAAAGAGCATGCATTCTTGGACAAAGCAACCCaaatggagggaaaaatatttcacacaaTAAAACCTTtgaattgttcttttttatgCCTGGGTACCACCGTCCAGATCTTAAGTGATGAGAATGCAGACACTTCAAGAAAATCTGCTAATGCTAGGCAAGGCTGAAATGGTCTCGAAGaccaaagcattttaaaaattaacttttgaGTATATTATCCTGTAGCATCTGCCTTCTGAGACCATGCAGAGTAAGGTAAGAGTTCTCAAAAACACTCCTTTGATCACAAGTAACTTAAGTCATCAAGCTGGAAGAAATTCTGTGACATAATAAGCACTATGAAAGGGATGTTATGAGTAGCAACTCTCCAACTGATACGGAGGTAGTACCTCAGTCTTGTcagaaatagaatcatagaattggatagaaggggccttaaagatcacccagttccaacgccctgccatgggcagggacacctcccaccagaccaggctgcccaaagccccatccagcctggccttgagcacctccaggaatggggcatccacagcttctctgggcaacctgtgccagggcctcaccactctgagtgaagaatttcttccttatatctgatctaaatctcccctcttctattttaaagccattccctgTTGTCCTATCACTctactccctgacaaagagtccctccccagctttcctgtaggccccctttaggtactggaaggcttcAATAGGGTCTCATTggagccctctcttctccagattaaacagccccaactctctcagcctgttctcatagcagaggtgctccagcacgCTCAACATCCTCGTGGCCCCCCTCTGGATTTGTTCCAGTAAatccatgtccttgtgctgggggctccaaagctgaacacaggacTCCTGGTGCAGTCTCATtagagctgagcagaggggcagaatcacctccctcaccctaCTGGacctgctgcttttgatgcagcccaggacacagttggctttccgggctgcaagcgcacattgatggctcatgtcaagctcctcgtcaaccaacacccccaggtccttctcctcagggctgctttcaatccattctccacccagcctgtgttGCTGCTTGTATTTGTAAGTACTGCAAGAAAAGCTGCACCCAATTATATGGGGATAATGCAGTAATACAAGCCTGATCAATACAAGAGCAAATATTGTGGTGTTTTGTAAATACCAACGGATACTTAGTAGTGAAAACAACATAAACAACTGAGTAACAAgtacaaagaaatgaaacaaaattaaacactaTTACTAGAATATTACATTGTTATTACACTATACAACACTTACCTGAAAGTTGATAGGTGGTGGCGGGTTCTTTGGCTCTATTCTGACAACACTGGATTCCACTTTGGGAGGAGGCCTGAAGTTGTTCTTTCCAACCTGTTAGAGGTTAGGCAGCTGCATGAATAGGCAGTGAATCCTCACGTTCTTAGAAACATTATTCTCTCTTTGATAGCTTTGTTAAGTAAAGCAGAATGACATACCTTCATCAGATGGTCCACTCGAGCTAATAACTGAGTATTAATAGAAAGTCTGCAGTATAGCTTAGTTCCTGGTTTTGCAACCAAACGAAGTGCAAATTCCCTTTGAAACATAAGTATTGCACACCTGAGAgtaacagaaatgagaaaatgaattctAAGTCTAACCAACTTTTAAGTCAAAAGCTAACTgctatttagaaaatatttttttccccctcaggaCTTAAAGGAATGGAAGTCTGTGATATGCACACACTCCCTTAATTAGGTAAGacttagaaacaaacaaacaaacaaacaaaaaaaaatacaacttggTAAAACTATCCAAGTTTCATTAAAACTACAAtagaattttgttctttataCTGCTAAATGGATCAGAGAGAGTCCAGTCTCAGAGTTTCATGCATGACAAATAATTTTGAGTAATTTCACAGCAAGCCCTCCAAATACAAATTCTCTAGCACCAAAAGTTGATCAGTAACGTCACTAATGTTAATACTTCAGTGTGAGAAATGAAGAACTACTGTCATGGTGAACAACACACAGAAGTACCTGGGCAGTTACATTTTTAGACCAGACAATAGTAAATGTCTTGGCTTCAATTCTACCCTTAGCACACTTACTTCCTAACATAGGAAGACATTTGAAATGTTACCATGCTCTGCTTATCCTTGGAATAACAATTATTTATAATCTGAGTGCAAACAGGTGCCATTCTTCCTTTCATCAGCTTGACTCTCACGCCAAAACTAAGTTTATCCTTATGCATTAGTTGATATTAACTAGTTGACATTAACTAATTTTCAATCATTGACAGTTTTCttattatagaaaaaaaaattggtgtGGCTCTGATccaccaaaatatttaaaaactaaaaaaactgATTTGGGAACATttgtgaaactatttttttgcccttcccccaccccccatctGGTAATCTAGAGCAGTGCTCTTGTACATACCTGAAAAAAGGTCTATGAAGTAACAACTTGAAAACAAATGGTGAGGAAATCTGAGGAAAAGAGTAACAGCATTAGTGTAACTTCCAGGCAgttatcataaaaaaaaaaaaaaagttttaccaTGTTGTTTAGTGCATACCTGGTAAGGTAAGTTAGCTACACATGCATCAAAGAATGGTAACTCTGTTTTCAAGACGTCTCCAACCTTGATTTCGAGTTTGTTTGCCAGACACCTGGGTGAAAATATACTGTGGTTATCTTCAGATAAGCATGTTGACAATGTTTTTGCCAAAGCAGCTCCACCGCTTTAACTCATCACTACTTCAAAGGTTGATACTTACGTGCCCTGGACTCTCTTCTGAAGTTCACCCACAAGTCTAGGGTCAATTTCACAGGCAATaacctgaaaataaagcagatacTTGGAACTTTATACACGAACTCCTCCTAGCTGGGATTAAAATTAcaattgtaaaaaaaaagatcaaataaaTATTGTTATGCAATTAAATAACTCTTAAATACTTCTCATTATGTTATGCACCTTTTTTTCTGCCACCACAAAACATGCAAAAGTTATCACATAAACCGATAAAAGCAATGTAGTTTGACAAAGCCATGCATATTTTACAAACACAGCTAAAAAAAACATTGACATACATgcaaatgttaagaaaaatacactttattCTACTTTTTTCAATCAGATAGCTGAAAACGCTTCGCTATGCCAAAGGCCAAGCCATAACATGGCATGCGTACGGGAAGGCGGTGGTAAAGTCACACttactttttttactttctctagCATTTTTACTGTCAGGTTACCAGTTCCAGGGCCGACTTCCAGAATGACATCTGTACGTCGTAAGGCAGcctaagaacaaacaaaacaataaataaaaattattaaataaggaatatttttctggaaCTGATTTCTAGCAGCAATTcaattataaaatgaaaaacataagcAGCTCaataaaaagctgaaatcaGCTAACAGAGAagtatgaatttttttttttttttaaaggagggaAGCGGTGAAAGCAAGGACGTCGTACAAGTTAACTAGGAGCGACACTTGGCCGAGCACAGACCGGTAAGCGAGCAAACAGCCCCCCGCCGGCTCGGCACCCCCCAGCGCCCACCTTCTCGATGATGCTGTTGACGACGAGCGGGTTCTTCAGGATGTGCTGCCCGGCGCCGGTGTTGAAGAGGATCCCTGCGGAgaagcacagacacacacagccGTAACGCCGCTCCCGCCCTGCCCGCacgccccgctccgctccgcggCCTCCCGGGCCAGGACTCGGCCTCACCGGGAGCCTTCCCCTCGGGCCGCTCCCGCCGCGGCCGCTTCCCGGCCCGCGCCTTGggcatggcggcggcgggcacgGCCCGGCTGCGAGCACGCGTGCGGCCGCCGCGGCACGGCTAGGGGACTACGCGTCCCGTGGAGCACCGCGGCGGCACCGCGACGCACGGCAGCGGGGCGGACCCCGACGGCGGCCGCGGGGGCCCAAACGCGGCGGTGCCGCTgggggcggggcgcgggcgggAGGAAGCCTCCGGTCGCCGCTGTCGGTGGTCAGGCCGACGGCTTTTGTGTGACGGAGGTTACCGAGGTGCTGCGGTGTGCCCGCAACACCCGACACAGAGCAGGGCCGATGCAATACCAGTGGTGCGTTTGCGGCGGCTATTTAGGTTTGTCTGAATGGTGTTAGCCACTTACGGGTGGTTTGATCCATTGGTGCTGCTATCTCCTCTTTTATCTTACATATAATTATTATGGGAATATACTTTCCTCTTTTATCTTATATATGGGAATATACACGTCCCTAACGTCACAAAGAATGGCAGCCTGTTTTCCTAggtaaatacttttatttattagcTAAATAGTAT comes from Cygnus atratus isolate AKBS03 ecotype Queensland, Australia chromosome Z, CAtr_DNAZoo_HiC_assembly, whole genome shotgun sequence and encodes:
- the DIMT1 gene encoding probable dimethyladenosine transferase isoform X2 — protein: MKPSGWALRCPDLQRNEELGLLYTALPLGILFNTGAGQHILKNPLVVNSIIEKAALRRTDVILEVGPGTGNLTVKMLEKVKKVIACEIDPRLVGELQKRVQGTCLANKLEIKVGDVLKTELPFFDACVANLPYQISSPFVFKLLLHRPFFRCAILMFQREFALRLVAKPGTKLYCRLSINTQLLARVDHLMKVGKNNFRPPPKVESSVVRIEPKNPPPPINFQEWDGLVRIAFVRKNKTLSAAFKSSAVEQLLDHNYRIHCSLHNREIPENFKIAEKIQTVLKDTGFSEKRARSMDIDDFIRLLHGFNSEGIHFS
- the DIMT1 gene encoding probable dimethyladenosine transferase isoform X1 codes for the protein MPKARAGKRPRRERPEGKAPGILFNTGAGQHILKNPLVVNSIIEKAALRRTDVILEVGPGTGNLTVKMLEKVKKVIACEIDPRLVGELQKRVQGTCLANKLEIKVGDVLKTELPFFDACVANLPYQISSPFVFKLLLHRPFFRCAILMFQREFALRLVAKPGTKLYCRLSINTQLLARVDHLMKVGKNNFRPPPKVESSVVRIEPKNPPPPINFQEWDGLVRIAFVRKNKTLSAAFKSSAVEQLLDHNYRIHCSLHNREIPENFKIAEKIQTVLKDTGFSEKRARSMDIDDFIRLLHGFNSEGIHFS